From Verrucomicrobiota bacterium, a single genomic window includes:
- a CDS encoding amidohydrolase family protein: protein MNAQTLTRREFLASSALLLLAAATHGAEPAAEKPEPIIDIHQHTNYHGRTDEQMIAHQRAMGITQTILLPAGRVVDRPSTHDGNSNGLAAQCGGNETALAMHKQLPKEYVFGANEVTDLPEARAEIEKYLKLGGVIIAEQKFGIDCDSPPIEMVAELAQEYRVPVLLHFQHETYNLHFERFHKILEKFPKVNFIGHAQTWWGNIDKNHDQKVLYPKGKVTPGGITDRWLAEYPNMYGDLSAGSGLNALTRDEEFTHGFLERHQNKLLYGSDCADTIGRGPGCQGAQTIAAIRRLSASKAIERKLLYENAKKMFRL from the coding sequence ATGAATGCACAAACTCTGACCCGCCGCGAATTTCTCGCTTCCTCCGCTCTGTTACTTTTGGCCGCGGCAACTCACGGTGCCGAACCCGCCGCCGAAAAGCCCGAACCAATCATCGACATTCATCAACACACCAACTACCACGGGCGGACGGACGAACAAATGATCGCCCATCAACGCGCGATGGGAATCACACAAACGATTCTGTTGCCCGCCGGCCGTGTGGTTGACCGGCCGTCAACTCACGACGGCAACTCGAATGGCCTCGCCGCACAATGCGGCGGCAATGAAACCGCGCTGGCGATGCACAAACAATTGCCGAAGGAGTACGTTTTTGGCGCCAACGAAGTGACCGACCTGCCAGAAGCGCGGGCCGAGATTGAAAAATATTTGAAACTGGGTGGCGTGATCATCGCTGAACAGAAATTCGGCATCGACTGTGATTCGCCGCCCATCGAAATGGTGGCGGAACTGGCGCAGGAATATCGCGTTCCGGTGTTGCTCCATTTTCAACACGAGACCTACAATCTCCACTTCGAACGCTTCCACAAAATCCTGGAGAAATTTCCGAAGGTGAACTTCATCGGCCACGCGCAAACCTGGTGGGGCAACATCGACAAGAACCACGACCAAAAAGTCCTTTATCCGAAAGGCAAGGTCACACCCGGCGGCATCACCGATCGTTGGCTGGCTGAATATCCGAACATGTATGGCGATCTCTCCGCCGGTTCAGGACTCAATGCGTTGACGCGCGACGAGGAGTTCACGCACGGCTTTTTGGAACGTCATCAGAACAAACTGCTTTATGGCAGCGACTGCGCCGACACCATTGGACGCGGTCCCGGTTGTCAGGGCGCGCAAACCATCGCCGCCATCCGGCGTTTGTCAGCCAGCAAGGCGATTGAGCGAAAACTGCTCTACGAAAACGCGAAGAAGATGTTCCGGCTTTGA
- a CDS encoding alpha/beta hydrolase: protein MTPDNSFQLRWVTGFLGFIVAWVATSDATAVTDETPPTYPRLERTNLLIYRNSKGEVLPVKSKADWQKRRATIVAAMQEVMGPLPDKEKRCPLDVKIEEEVDCGYYIRRFITYSSEPNSRVPAYLLIPKEALKVRRKFPAILCLHQTHALGQKVVVGLGKSPHDEYGVELVQRGYVCLAPPYPLLANYAPDLKALGYQSGTMKAIWDNIRGLDLLESLPFVKKGKFGTIGHSLGGHNSVYTAVFDQRIKVIVSSCGLDSFLDYYDGDPKNWQPERGWCQTRYMLKLADYRGRLADIPFDFHEMIGALAPRPVFINAPLGDTNFRWRSVDEVAMAASQIYQLYSVPKNLRVEHPDCGHDFPDAMRQIAYQLFDENLK, encoded by the coding sequence ATGACACCAGACAACTCCTTTCAGCTTCGCTGGGTGACTGGGTTTTTGGGTTTTATCGTGGCCTGGGTCGCGACGAGCGATGCTACAGCAGTCACCGATGAAACGCCTCCAACCTATCCACGGTTGGAGCGGACGAACCTGCTCATTTACCGAAACAGCAAGGGCGAAGTCCTGCCGGTTAAATCGAAGGCTGATTGGCAGAAACGCCGTGCTACCATTGTTGCGGCAATGCAGGAAGTCATGGGGCCGCTGCCGGACAAAGAAAAGCGTTGCCCGCTCGACGTGAAAATTGAGGAGGAGGTGGACTGCGGTTATTACATCCGACGGTTCATCACATATTCGTCCGAGCCAAATTCGCGAGTCCCGGCTTACCTGCTCATTCCCAAAGAAGCCTTGAAAGTGCGGAGGAAATTTCCCGCCATTCTTTGCCTGCACCAAACCCATGCGCTCGGCCAGAAAGTCGTCGTGGGTCTGGGCAAGAGTCCGCATGACGAATACGGCGTTGAACTCGTTCAGCGCGGTTATGTTTGCCTGGCCCCGCCGTATCCCTTGCTGGCCAACTACGCGCCCGACCTCAAAGCGCTTGGTTATCAGAGCGGCACGATGAAAGCGATCTGGGACAATATCCGCGGACTCGACCTCCTCGAATCGCTGCCGTTCGTGAAGAAAGGAAAATTCGGCACGATCGGCCATTCACTCGGCGGGCACAACTCGGTCTATACGGCCGTGTTCGATCAACGCATCAAGGTGATCGTCTCCAGTTGCGGGTTGGATTCTTTTCTCGATTACTACGACGGCGATCCAAAAAACTGGCAGCCCGAACGCGGCTGGTGCCAGACCCGTTACATGCTCAAACTCGCCGACTATCGCGGTCGGCTGGCGGACATCCCGTTCGACTTTCACGAAATGATCGGCGCACTCGCGCCGCGGCCGGTCTTCATCAATGCGCCGTTGGGCGACACGAATTTCAGATGGCGTAGCGTGGATGAAGTCGCCATGGCGGCTTCGCAGATTTATCAACTTTATAGTGTGCCGAAAAATCTCCGTGTCGAACATCCTGATTGCGGTCACGATTTCCCGGATGCGATGCGGCAGATCGCCTACCAGCTCTTCGATGAGAATTTGAAATGA
- a CDS encoding 6-phosphofructokinase, with protein sequence MAELVGNLLVAQSGGPTAVINASLAGVIQEAGRHECIEEIYGSLNGILGLLNEDLMDINEEKARTIEGLKFTPAAALGTCRYKIDFKKKPEQAARDMDRMFEVFQAHNIRYFFYIGGNDSQDTANKIHEETVKRGYEVRVIGIPKTIDNDLPHTDHCPGYGSVIKYNGATVMEIAADVGSMATDAGMCCFIEVMGRGAGWIAAGTVLAKRAAFEAPHIILVPEILFDEAAFLNRVKETIAQLKCCVVVVGEGLKNAAGEVIAADKSRLDAFGHPVLSGAAEHLGELVKKKLDLKTRTLKLGYAQRAAAHFASALDANEAAACGEAAVRAAINGTSGFMVKIVRLQNNPYRWTTDLQDLKDIANVEHLIPRDWISADGFMPNEKFIEYARPLIEGEVKVPIEGGLPKFVALEKVRADKKLPSRS encoded by the coding sequence ATGGCAGAATTAGTTGGCAATCTTTTGGTTGCTCAATCGGGCGGCCCTACCGCCGTCATCAACGCGAGTCTCGCCGGCGTGATTCAGGAAGCCGGCAGACACGAATGCATCGAGGAAATTTACGGCAGCTTGAACGGCATCCTCGGCCTCCTCAACGAGGACTTGATGGACATCAACGAGGAAAAAGCGCGCACCATCGAAGGGCTGAAATTCACCCCTGCCGCGGCGCTCGGCACGTGCCGATACAAGATCGATTTTAAGAAAAAACCCGAACAGGCCGCGCGCGACATGGATCGCATGTTCGAAGTTTTCCAGGCGCATAACATCCGGTATTTCTTTTATATCGGCGGCAACGATTCCCAAGACACCGCGAACAAAATCCATGAGGAAACCGTCAAGCGCGGTTACGAGGTGCGGGTCATCGGCATCCCCAAAACCATCGACAATGACCTGCCGCACACCGACCACTGTCCCGGTTACGGGTCGGTCATTAAATACAACGGCGCGACCGTGATGGAGATCGCCGCGGACGTGGGCAGCATGGCCACCGACGCCGGCATGTGCTGCTTCATCGAAGTCATGGGGCGCGGAGCGGGTTGGATTGCGGCGGGCACGGTGCTCGCCAAACGCGCCGCCTTCGAAGCGCCGCACATCATTCTGGTGCCGGAGATTCTGTTTGATGAAGCCGCGTTTCTAAACCGCGTCAAAGAAACGATCGCCCAACTAAAATGCTGCGTCGTGGTCGTGGGCGAAGGATTGAAAAATGCCGCCGGCGAAGTCATCGCCGCTGACAAGTCGCGACTCGACGCCTTCGGCCACCCGGTGCTTTCCGGGGCCGCCGAACATCTGGGTGAGCTGGTAAAAAAGAAGCTGGATCTCAAGACCCGGACCCTGAAGCTGGGTTACGCGCAACGCGCCGCGGCGCATTTCGCCAGCGCCTTGGACGCCAACGAGGCGGCGGCCTGCGGCGAAGCGGCGGTGCGTGCCGCCATTAACGGCACCAGCGGCTTCATGGTCAAAATCGTCCGCCTGCAAAACAATCCGTACCGGTGGACAACTGATTTGCAGGATTTGAAGGACATCGCCAACGTGGAGCACCTGATTCCACGCGACTGGATCAGCGCGGACGGTTTCATGCCGAACGAGAAATTCATCGAGTACGCCCGCCCGCTCATCGAAGGGGAAGTCAAAGTGCCGATCGAGGGCGGCCTGCCCAAATTCGTGGCGTTGGAAAAAGTTCGCGCGGACAAGAAACTGCCTTCCCGTTCCTGA
- a CDS encoding aspartyl protease family protein, translating to MVKEGRRARRKAAVNFLIDSGAVYSLVPGLTLKKLGIRPYRKVDFSLADGRTVTRQLGDAYFEFGGDGGAAPVIFGEKGDEPLLGATTLESIGLVLDPFKRRLIPMRMSLA from the coding sequence GTGGTTAAAGAAGGCCGCCGCGCCCGGCGTAAGGCGGCAGTCAATTTCCTGATCGATTCGGGTGCGGTTTACAGCCTGGTGCCCGGTTTAACGCTCAAGAAGCTGGGCATTCGTCCTTACCGCAAGGTGGATTTTAGCCTCGCCGATGGGAGGACCGTCACGCGTCAGTTAGGCGACGCCTACTTCGAGTTCGGAGGCGACGGCGGCGCCGCACCGGTCATCTTCGGCGAAAAAGGTGATGAGCCGCTTCTCGGCGCGACAACCCTCGAGAGCATTGGACTGGTGTTGGACCCGTTTAAGCGGCGACTGATTCCGATGCGCATGTCGCTGGCCTAA
- the carB gene encoding carbamoyl-phosphate synthase large subunit, producing MNTELLTKAKSLGFSDRQIAHLTGTTEDAVRAERKQLGLVPSYRLVDTCAAEFEAYTPYYYSTYDRGDDEVKGNTAKKVMILGGGPNRIGQGIEFDYCCVHAAFALKEDGFETIMVNSNPETVSTDYDTSDKLFFEPLTLEDVLHIYEREKCWGAIAQFGGQTPLNLALGLQKNGVNIIGTSPQSIEIAEDRKMFAAMLRKLDIPQPPNGLATNEAEALTAAKQLTYPVLVRPSFVLGGRAMQIVYSDAELQHYMRFAVEASPERPVLVDKFLEDATEVDVDCIADVGHFENPKSEQGMIVIGGMLEHIEYAGVHSGDAAMVLPPHTLSQKVIAIIREYTHAMARELKVIGLMNVQYAVKGDSVFVLEVNPRASRTVPFVSKAIGFPLAKLAARVMAGKTLKELGFTQEIWPKYWAVKESVFPFNRFHGQDILLSPEMRSTGEVMGLDTDLGVAYAKSQMAANAPLPMSGCVFISVSDAHKTEVAGVARQFADLGFEIVATSGTAAVLEKAGLKVQRTFKLAEGRPNALDLLKNREIQLVINTPAGQTPRADEVKIRTTAVYTNTPIMTTLSGAKAAALGIAALKKSAYEVKTLQEYH from the coding sequence ATGAACACTGAACTCCTGACCAAAGCCAAATCGCTCGGATTTTCCGACCGGCAGATCGCGCATTTAACCGGCACGACCGAGGACGCGGTGCGGGCCGAGCGCAAGCAACTCGGCCTCGTGCCGAGCTACCGGCTCGTGGACACTTGCGCCGCCGAGTTCGAGGCTTACACGCCGTATTACTACTCCACTTACGACCGTGGCGATGACGAGGTCAAAGGCAATACGGCAAAGAAGGTGATGATTCTCGGTGGCGGTCCAAATCGCATCGGGCAGGGGATTGAATTCGATTACTGCTGCGTCCACGCCGCTTTCGCGCTCAAGGAGGACGGGTTTGAAACGATTATGGTGAACTCGAATCCGGAAACCGTTTCCACGGATTATGACACGAGCGACAAACTTTTTTTTGAGCCGCTTACGTTGGAAGACGTGCTGCACATTTACGAACGGGAGAAATGCTGGGGCGCCATCGCGCAGTTCGGCGGCCAGACGCCGCTCAATCTCGCGCTGGGCCTGCAGAAGAACGGCGTCAACATCATCGGCACCTCGCCCCAGAGCATTGAGATTGCTGAAGATCGCAAGATGTTCGCCGCGATGCTGCGCAAGCTCGACATTCCCCAGCCCCCCAATGGCCTGGCCACCAATGAAGCGGAAGCGCTGACCGCCGCCAAACAATTGACCTATCCGGTGCTGGTGCGGCCTTCGTTCGTGCTCGGCGGCCGCGCGATGCAGATCGTGTATTCCGACGCGGAATTGCAACACTATATGCGTTTTGCGGTGGAAGCGTCGCCGGAGCGGCCCGTGCTCGTGGACAAGTTTCTCGAAGACGCGACGGAGGTGGATGTGGATTGCATTGCGGACGTGGGGCATTTTGAAAATCCGAAATCCGAACAAGGCATGATCGTCATCGGTGGGATGCTCGAACACATCGAATATGCCGGCGTCCATTCCGGCGACGCGGCAATGGTGCTGCCGCCGCACACGTTGTCGCAGAAAGTCATCGCCATCATTCGCGAATACACGCACGCGATGGCGCGCGAGTTGAAAGTGATCGGGTTGATGAACGTCCAATACGCCGTCAAAGGCGATTCGGTCTTTGTGTTGGAAGTCAATCCCCGCGCCTCGCGCACCGTGCCGTTCGTCAGCAAAGCGATTGGCTTTCCGCTCGCCAAACTCGCCGCCCGAGTGATGGCTGGAAAAACCTTGAAGGAACTCGGATTCACACAGGAAATCTGGCCGAAGTATTGGGCGGTGAAGGAATCGGTCTTTCCATTCAACCGCTTTCATGGTCAGGACATTCTGCTCTCACCGGAAATGCGTTCGACCGGGGAAGTCATGGGCTTGGACACGGACCTGGGTGTCGCTTACGCCAAATCGCAGATGGCGGCCAACGCGCCGCTGCCGATGAGCGGCTGCGTGTTCATCAGCGTGAGCGATGCCCACAAAACTGAAGTAGCCGGCGTCGCCCGACAGTTTGCCGACCTTGGTTTTGAGATTGTCGCCACCAGCGGCACGGCGGCGGTTCTGGAAAAGGCAGGCCTCAAGGTGCAACGGACGTTCAAACTCGCCGAAGGCCGGCCCAACGCGCTCGACCTGCTCAAGAACCGCGAGATTCAACTCGTCATCAACACACCCGCCGGGCAAACGCCGCGCGCTGACGAGGTAAAAATCCGCACGACCGCTGTCTATACCAACACGCCGATCATGACGACCTTAAGCGGCGCCAAGGCCGCCGCCTTGGGCATTGCCGCGCTGAAAAAGAGCGCCTACGAAGTGAAGACTTTACAGGAGTATCATTGA
- a CDS encoding RecQ family ATP-dependent DNA helicase — protein sequence MKAATSDLLPLLKQYFGFTSFRPLQEEIIRESLAGKDVFALLPTGGGKSLCFQLPAMAQPGLTVVVSPLIALMKDQVDGLQASGVPATFLNSSLAAGESRPRLRGLHNGEFRLLYVAPERLMLSGFLDDLQRWNVKLIAVDEAHCISEWGHDFRPEYRQLANLRERFPKVPFMALTATATERVRADIVTHLKLREPGCYVASFNRPNLTYHVVAKSKPYDQLLEFVRARPKESGIVYCQSRKTTERVAANLTEDGVKARPYHAGLTPKERSDHQELFLRDEVRVICATIAFGMGINKPNVRFVVHYDLPKNIEGYYQETGRAGRDGLPSECVLLFSAGDVVKQTQFINEKPDPKEQQIARAQLQQMVHYAECAGCRRRELLAYFGEEFGGDSPHPTFGHPLPIGWGEGRGEGPSSQGKRSTSEVNCGACDNCLSPRETFDGTIAAQKFLSCVYRIHEKNRFDVGLNHAVEVLTGADTEKIRKWGHERLSTYGIGKEHSRSEWAAIGRELIRLGLLRQSTGKFTVLELTDAGMAVLKKRQPVTLTKPVTAPEAKVHRVGEIACDEVLFDRLRQLRKQLADERDVPAYIVFSDVALRQMARDYPATDREFSRISGVGEKKLREFGEMFLGEIAVHLRMNPRQIFAEDSFAAPSPPPPRRSLGDSARETLRRFRSGKTVEQIAREREVTTGTIYGHLAEAMERGEPLELDHFLTAEEQAKIAAAFARTGFGNLGGAREFLCGQVDYGLLRIYRAAQARTTRAVGGLSGHG from the coding sequence ATGAAAGCAGCCACCTCCGATTTGTTGCCACTACTGAAGCAATACTTCGGCTTCACTTCCTTTCGTCCCTTGCAGGAGGAGATCATTCGCGAATCGCTGGCAGGCAAGGACGTGTTCGCGCTGTTGCCAACCGGCGGCGGCAAATCGCTTTGCTTTCAGTTGCCCGCGATGGCGCAACCGGGCTTGACCGTCGTGGTTTCACCGTTGATTGCACTGATGAAAGATCAGGTGGACGGGCTGCAAGCCAGCGGTGTCCCGGCGACGTTCCTGAACTCCTCGCTCGCCGCGGGCGAATCGCGCCCGCGACTGCGCGGGTTGCATAATGGCGAGTTCCGGCTGCTCTATGTCGCGCCCGAACGGCTGATGTTGTCCGGCTTTCTCGACGACTTGCAACGTTGGAACGTGAAACTGATCGCTGTGGATGAGGCACATTGCATCAGCGAGTGGGGGCATGATTTTCGCCCGGAATATCGACAGCTCGCGAACTTGCGGGAGCGTTTCCCGAAAGTTCCGTTCATGGCGCTCACCGCGACGGCAACGGAGCGCGTCCGCGCCGACATCGTCACGCATTTGAAATTGCGCGAGCCGGGTTGCTACGTGGCGAGTTTCAATCGCCCGAACCTCACCTACCACGTCGTCGCCAAGAGCAAACCTTACGATCAACTGCTGGAATTCGTGCGCGCGCGGCCAAAGGAGAGCGGCATTGTTTACTGTCAATCGCGCAAGACCACCGAGCGCGTGGCGGCGAATCTGACCGAGGACGGCGTGAAGGCGCGACCGTATCACGCTGGACTCACGCCGAAGGAGCGTTCAGACCATCAGGAACTTTTTCTCCGGGACGAAGTGCGCGTGATTTGCGCGACCATCGCCTTCGGCATGGGCATCAACAAGCCGAATGTGCGCTTCGTAGTGCACTACGACCTGCCGAAGAACATCGAGGGCTATTACCAGGAGACCGGTCGCGCGGGCCGCGATGGGTTGCCGAGCGAATGCGTGTTGCTTTTCAGCGCCGGCGACGTGGTGAAACAGACACAGTTCATCAACGAGAAACCCGATCCGAAGGAACAGCAAATCGCTCGCGCACAGTTGCAGCAGATGGTGCACTACGCGGAGTGCGCGGGCTGCCGGCGGCGAGAATTACTCGCCTATTTCGGCGAAGAGTTTGGTGGAGATTCCCCTCACCCGACCTTCGGCCACCCTCTCCCCATCGGATGGGGAGAGGGCCGGGGTGAGGGGCCGTCTTCACAAGGCAAACGATCAACATCCGAAGTCAACTGTGGTGCATGCGACAACTGTCTTTCACCGCGCGAGACGTTCGACGGCACCATTGCGGCGCAGAAATTTCTTTCCTGCGTTTATCGCATCCATGAAAAGAATCGGTTCGACGTCGGCTTGAATCACGCAGTGGAGGTGCTGACCGGCGCGGACACGGAGAAGATACGCAAGTGGGGGCACGAGCGGCTTTCCACCTACGGCATCGGCAAGGAACACAGCCGCTCGGAGTGGGCGGCAATTGGCCGCGAACTCATCCGGCTTGGCCTGTTGCGACAATCGACGGGAAAATTCACCGTGCTGGAACTCACGGACGCGGGAATGGCCGTCCTCAAAAAACGCCAACCTGTGACCCTCACCAAACCGGTCACCGCACCGGAAGCCAAAGTCCATCGTGTCGGCGAAATCGCTTGCGACGAAGTCTTGTTCGATCGTCTGCGCCAACTCCGCAAGCAACTGGCCGATGAACGCGATGTGCCGGCATACATTGTTTTCTCGGACGTGGCGCTGCGCCAGATGGCGCGGGACTATCCGGCCACCGATCGCGAGTTTTCCCGCATCAGCGGTGTTGGCGAAAAGAAACTGCGCGAATTTGGCGAGATGTTCCTGGGCGAAATTGCTGTGCACTTGCGAATGAACCCGCGCCAGATTTTTGCGGAGGATTCGTTCGCCGCGCCCTCGCCGCCTCCTCCACGCCGCAGTCTGGGCGATTCGGCGCGCGAAACGTTGCGGCGTTTCCGTTCCGGGAAAACCGTCGAACAGATCGCGCGTGAACGGGAAGTCACGACGGGCACCATTTACGGACATCTCGCGGAAGCGATGGAGCGCGGCGAGCCGCTGGAGTTGGACCATTTTCTCACCGCGGAAGAGCAGGCCAAGATCGCGGCGGCGTTCGCCCGGACCGGGTTTGGGAATCTGGGCGGCGCGCGGGAATTTCTCTGTGGACAAGTTGATTACGGTCTGCTGCGAATCTATCGCGCCGCCCAGGCCCGCACGACGCGCGCCGTTGGCGGCCTGTCAGGACACGGTTGA
- a CDS encoding response regulator, translated as MIANKTVDILLVEDDPDDAELTLSALKQHNVGGKVVHVMDGDQALDFIFSTSLYGNWEAESVPKVILLDLGLSKVGGMEVLRELKSEERTRTIPVVVMTSTKDELKIVESYKLGVNSFVVKPNDVKEYKQVVGDIGKYWLTVNQAPHH; from the coding sequence ATGATTGCAAATAAAACAGTTGATATTCTGCTGGTCGAAGATGATCCCGATGACGCAGAACTAACCTTGTCGGCGCTCAAGCAGCACAATGTCGGAGGCAAAGTGGTGCACGTGATGGACGGGGATCAGGCGCTGGATTTCATTTTCTCCACCAGTCTTTACGGAAATTGGGAGGCCGAAAGCGTGCCCAAGGTCATCCTGCTGGACCTGGGTCTGAGCAAGGTTGGCGGCATGGAGGTGCTGCGGGAATTGAAAAGCGAGGAGCGCACCCGAACCATCCCGGTCGTCGTCATGACTTCGACGAAAGACGAATTGAAAATCGTGGAGAGCTACAAGCTGGGCGTGAACAGTTTTGTGGTCAAACCGAACGACGTCAAAGAATACAAGCAGGTGGTTGGCGATATCGGCAAGTATTGGTTGACTGTCAATCAGGCCCCGCATCACTGA